One stretch of Litorilinea aerophila DNA includes these proteins:
- a CDS encoding MarR family winged helix-turn-helix transcriptional regulator gives MTKSTIAPTTAPHAETPFRELLRDMGVVETHGLELLRLVRMVANAYDAILAERMRATQLSAPRWRLLLRLLLEERRGNTAVSPTQLSKTQNVSKNTISAHLRSLEEMGLIAREVDPDDLRQFHIRLTQAGRELIESSTPAYMTFLNTLTEGLSPEEVEVLQGLLQRLYLSLQEHAPAQGAGPDRP, from the coding sequence ATGACGAAATCCACGATTGCTCCAACAACTGCCCCCCACGCAGAAACGCCGTTCCGGGAGCTGCTGCGGGACATGGGCGTGGTGGAGACCCACGGCCTGGAACTCTTGCGGCTGGTGCGGATGGTGGCCAACGCCTATGACGCCATCCTGGCCGAGCGGATGCGGGCCACCCAGCTTTCCGCGCCCCGCTGGCGTCTGTTGCTTCGCCTCCTCCTGGAAGAGCGGCGGGGCAACACCGCGGTCAGCCCCACTCAGCTCAGCAAGACCCAGAACGTGAGCAAGAACACCATCAGCGCCCATCTCCGCTCCCTGGAGGAAATGGGCCTCATCGCGCGGGAGGTAGACCCGGACGACCTGCGCCAGTTTCACATTCGCCTGACCCAGGCTGGCCGGGAGCTCATCGAATCTTCCACGCCGGCCTACATGACCTTTTTGAATACCCTGACCGAGGGGCTCTCCCCGGAGGAGGTGGAGGTGCTGCAGGGGCTGCTGCAGCGGCTGTACCTCTCCTTGCAGGAGCATGCGCCCGCCCAGGGAGCCGGGCCGGATCGTCCATGA